CGACTCCGCGATCGCCTCCCTCGCCCCGCACCTGACCCGCCCGGCCCTCGTCGTCGGCAAGTCGACGGTGCCTGTCGGTTCCGCCGACCGGCTCGCCCGCTACCTGGCCGACCACTCCCCCGCGGGCACCGACGCCGAGTTGGCCTGGAACCCGGAGTTCCTGCGCGAGGGCTTCGCGGTGGACGACACGCTGCACCCCGACCGGATCGTCGTCGGTGTGCGCAGCGAGCGCGCGGAGAAGCTGCTGCGCAAGGTGTACGCGACCCCGCTCGGCGAGGGCACGCCGTTCGTGGTCACCGACTTCCCGACCGCCGAGCTGGTGAAGACGTCCGCGAACTCCTTCCTGGCGACCAAGATCTCGTTCATCAACGCGATGGCGGAGGTGTGCGAGGCCGCGGACGGTGATGTGGCGAAGCTGGCGGAGGCCATCGGCTACGACGACCGGATCGGGAAGAAGTTCCTGCGGGCCGGGATCGGCTTCGGCGGCGGCTGTCTGCCGAAGGACATCCGGGCCTTCATGGCCCGTGCGGGTGAACTCGGCGCCGACCAGGCGCTGACCTTCCTGCGCGAGATCGACTCGATCAACATGCGCCAGCGCGGCCAGATGGTGGAACTGGCCCGGCAGATACTGGGCGGCGGGCCGTTCCTCGGCAAGCGGGTCGCGGTGCTCGGCGCCACGTTCAAGCCCGACTCGGACGACGTCCGGGACTCGCCCGCGCTGAACGTCGCCGGGCAGATCCACCTCCAGGGCGGCCAGGTCACGGTCTACGACCCGAAGGGCATGGACAACGCCCGCCGCCTCTTCCCGACGCTCGCGTACGCCGACACCGCCGTGGACGCGGTCCGGGGCGCCGACGTCGTACTCCACCTCACGGAGTGGCGGGAGTTCCGCGAACTGGACCCGGCGGCCCTCGGCGAGGTGGCGGCGGCAAAGGTCGTCCTGGACGGCCGCAACGCGCTGGACCCGGTGCTGTGGCGGAAGGCCGGGTGGACTTACCGGGCGATGGGGCGGCCTACGGCCTGATCGTGGGTGGCCCCAGGAACCCGGTACGGGGGCCGCCTGACACGGACAGCACCGAAACCCCGACGCGGCCGGCCACCGGACACGGCAGCACCGAAACCCCGACTCGGCCGACCACCGGAGACGGACAGCACCCGAACCCCAACGCCGCCGACCACCCGACACGGACAGCACCCGAACCGCCGCCCGGCCGACCACCTCGACACCGCCGGCGCCGGGACACCGGTGCGGCCGACCGTCTCGACCCCGGCGGTGTCAGCGTCTACGGACCTCGAAGACGAGGGGGGCCGTGCCGGGGGTGTACAGGTACGAGACCTCGGTGTGCGACAGGTAGCGCTTGTCGTAGCGGCCGACGAGTTTCCCGGTGTCCGAGACGACGTACAGACTGTTGTGCGGGCGGTGCGGCGGGGTCAACGGGTGCGGTGCTCCGAAGGCCACCCACAGACCCAGTTCTCCCGCCAGGTCGGCGACGGCCCGCGCCTCGGCACGTACGACGTCCCAGTCGACCCGGCCCCAGTCCGCGGCGGCGAGCGTCCCCGGGGGCCGGACGACATCACGTGCTTGCCGGGGCAGGTGTCGCCCCTTCCGGGAACTGCACGAGCCTCGCTCCGGCGGCCCGCGCGTCACGCATCAGCCCGCGGATCTCCGCGCCGCTCGCCCGCAGGTTCCCGGGGTCGGTGGGATCTTCCGTGACCGTGCTCTGAGCGACCGCGAGCCGTAACGTCCCGCGCATCAGGGCACGATAGTGAATCAACGCCCTCAGGGGCGCCGCTCATTGGTCACCTCCGTCCGGAGGTCATCCGCTTCGAGCGAGAGGATTCGAAACGGCTGGGGTGGTGGAGGTGGGCCGGCAGCGGTGCGGCTCCCGTCAGGAGCGGATCCGGAGTCTCGCAAACAGCCGGCCCCTCCCAGGCCGAGGAAGCCGTGCGCAAACACCTGGGAAGCCGGCTGGAGGAGCAGCCGGAGCAAGCCGCGGCCGTCATCGGTCTGCTTGCTCTGAAATTCCCGTCGGGACCTTCCGTGTTGGCATATGCCCACCCTCCCCGGAATCCTCAACACGAGTTCGATTTGCATTCGAGCACAGTGCGGAATCGACCGTTCTCACAGACCACACCCCCGTAATGGAGAGGTAGGCAACCATCGGTTAACCGGTGCGTAGTGATGCGGAATCCGCCCTCCACTCCACTGTTCGTCATCGGCCGCGTTCTCCGGTCAGATTGAGCTGAGCATGTC
This portion of the Streptomyces canus genome encodes:
- a CDS encoding nitrilase-related carbon-nitrogen hydrolase → MTRGPPERGSCSSRKGRHLPRQARDVVRPPGTLAAADWGRVDWDVVRAEARAVADLAGELGLWVAFGAPHPLTPPHRPHNSLYVVSDTGKLVGRYDKRYLSHTEVSYLYTPGTAPLVFEVRRR
- a CDS encoding UDP-glucose dehydrogenase family protein, yielding MALKITVIGTGYLGATHAAALAELGFEVLGLDVVPEKIEKLERGEAPMYEPGLDELLRKHVAGIEGSTGRLRFTMDWAEVAAFGDVHFVCVTTPQKHGEYACDMSYVDSAIASLAPHLTRPALVVGKSTVPVGSADRLARYLADHSPAGTDAELAWNPEFLREGFAVDDTLHPDRIVVGVRSERAEKLLRKVYATPLGEGTPFVVTDFPTAELVKTSANSFLATKISFINAMAEVCEAADGDVAKLAEAIGYDDRIGKKFLRAGIGFGGGCLPKDIRAFMARAGELGADQALTFLREIDSINMRQRGQMVELARQILGGGPFLGKRVAVLGATFKPDSDDVRDSPALNVAGQIHLQGGQVTVYDPKGMDNARRLFPTLAYADTAVDAVRGADVVLHLTEWREFRELDPAALGEVAAAKVVLDGRNALDPVLWRKAGWTYRAMGRPTA